The Mauremys reevesii isolate NIE-2019 linkage group 13, ASM1616193v1, whole genome shotgun sequence genome contains a region encoding:
- the YWHAB gene encoding 14-3-3 protein beta/alpha: protein MDKSELVQKAKLAEQAERYDDMAAAMKAVTEQGHELSNEERNLLSVAYKNVVGARRSSWRVISSIEQKTERNEKKQQMGREYREKIEAELQDICNDVLELLDKYLIVNATQPESKVFYLKMKGDYFRYLSEVASGDSKQTTVSNSQQAYQEAFEISKKEMQPTHPIRLGLALNFSVFYYEILNSPEKACSLAKTAFDEAIAELDTLNEESYKDSTLIMQLLRDNLTLWTSENQGDEGDAGEGEN from the exons ATGGATAAAAGCGAGCTGGTACAGAAAGCCAAACTGGCCGAACAGGCTGAGCGCTATGATGACATGGCTGCTGCTATGAAGGCTGTCACTGAGCAAGGACATGAACTGTCCAATGAAGAAAGGAATCTACTCTCTGTTGCCTATAAGAATGTGGTTGGTGCCCGTCGCTCTTCCTGGCGTGTAATTTCCAGCATTGAACAGAAAACCGAGAGGAACGAGAAGAAACAGCAGATGGGGAGAGAGTATCGTGAGAAAATTGAGGCTGAATTGCAGGATATCTgcaatgatgttctg GAACTCTTGGATAAGTACCTTATTGTCAATGCCACACAGCCAGAAAGCAAGGTCTTCTATTTGAAAATGAAAGGCGATTACTTCAGATATCTTTCAGAGGTGGCATCTGGGGACAGCAAACAAA CAACAGTATCAAACTCTCAGCAGGCTTACCAGGAGGCATTTGAAATTAGCAAGAAAGAGATGCAACCTACGCACCCCATTCGGCTTGGTCTGGCTCTCAATTTCTCGGTCTTTTATTATGAGATATTAAATTCCCCTGAAAAAGCCTGTAGTCTGGCAAAGACG GCTTTTGATGAAGCGATAGCTGAGCTGGACACACTGAATGAAGAGTCTTACAAAGACAGCACTCTGATCATGCAGCTACTTAGGGACAACCTTACT CTATGGACATCGGAAAACCAGGGAGATGAAGGGgatgctggggagggagagaactAA